A window of Chromohalobacter canadensis genomic DNA:
TCAGATGGTCCAGGACGCCGAGGCGCATGAGGCCGAGGACAAGAAGTTCGAGGATCTGGTGCAGCTGCGTAACCAGGCCGATGGCATGGTCCATGCCGCGCGCAAGACGCTCGAAGAAGCCGGTGATAAGGTCGAGGCCAGCGAGAAAGAGCAGATCGAGACCGCGATCAGCGAACTCGAGGAAGCCACTAAGGGCGACGACCAGGAGCATATCCAGGCCAAGCTCGATGCGCTGACCGAGGCCTCCGGCAACCTGGCGCAGAAGATGTACGCCGAACAAGGCGATGCGAGCGCCGAGGGTGGTGAGCAACAAGCTGACGATGGCGCCCAGAAGAAAGAAGACGACGTGGTTGACGCCGAGTACGAGGAAGTCAACGACGACCAGAAGAAGCAGTAACCACGACGTCTGATGCTCGCATGACGGCAGCGCGGGGGATGTTCTCCCGCGTTGCTGTTTGCGCAGCGCCGACACGGAGGCGGACCATCCATGTCCAAGCGTGACTATTACGAAGTATTGGGCATCGAGCGGGGAGCCGATCAGAAAGAGATCAAAAAGGCTTACCGTCGACTCGCCCAGAAGTACCATCCGGATCGCAATCCGGATGATGACACCTCGGCGGAGAAGTTCCGCGAAGTCTCCGAGGCTTATGAAGTCCTCGCCGATGAAGAAAAGCGTGCTGCCTATGACCAGTTCGGCCATGCCGGCGTTGACGGTCAAGGGGGCGGCGGCTTCGGCGGTGGCGGCGCCGGAGCAGGCGGATTCAGCGATATCTTCGGCGATGTGTTCGGCGATATCTTCGGGGGCGGCGGTCGTCGCAACCCCAATGCGCCGCAGCGTGGTGCTGACCTGCGCTACAACCTCGAGATCGACCTCGAGGATGCCGTTGCCGGCACCACGGTCGATATCCGCGTACCGCGTCACATCGCATGTGAGCATTGCGATGGCGATGGTGCCGAGCCGGGCTCCAGCAAGGAGACCTGCCCGACCTGTCACGGTCAGGGTCAGGTGCGTATGCAGCAGGGCTTCTTCGCCGTGCAGCAGACCTGTCCGACCTGTCATGGCGCCGGTCAGAGCATCAAGGTGCCGTGCCGCAAGTGTCATGGTGAAGGGCGCGTGCGCGAAACGCGGACCTTGTCGGTGAAGATCCCCGCTGGCGTGGATACCGGCGATCGGATTCGTCTCAACAACGAAGGTGAATCGGGGCTCAACGGTGGGCCGCCGGGTGATCTTTACGTGCAGGCGGCGATCAAGCCGCACCCGATCTTCGAGCGTGACGGTCGCCACCTGCTGTGTGACGTACCGATCAACTTCATCGACGCGACGCTGGGCGGTGAGCTGGAAGTGCCGACCCTGGACGGTCGGGTCAAGTTGAAGATTCCGCCGGAGACGCAAACCGGCAAGATGTTCCGGCTCAAGGGCAAGGGCGTCAAGCCGGTGCGTGGCGGCCCGCCTGGCGACCTGTTGTGCAAGGTCGTGGTCGAAACGCCGGTCGACTTGAGCGAGGAGCAGAAGGACTTGTTGCGCCAGTTCCAGGAGAGTCTGGACGGCAGCAACAGCCATCACTCGCCGAAGAAGTCGAGCTTCTTCGATGGCGTGAAGAAGTTCTTCGAGGACATGAAGCCGTAGGCGAGCCTCGGCATTTTCTCCTCAGACCCCGTCATGGCATACATGGCGGGGTTTTCTCGTATAAGGGGCTGGCCTCGGCTGCGCAGGAGAGTGCTGTCTTACCTCGAACGCCTCGTTGCGTGTTGGGAGTGCCCGTGCGTGCCATAATGCGATTACCATTAGAGGGCTAATCGAATAGGGAGGCCTTATGTCCGAGTCCCAAGCTGTCGTGTCGACGACATCCGGTTCGCGTTATATCAATCGCCTATGCAAGCACTGGCAGCACAAGCTGAGCGTTGCCCACGACGAGCATCAGGGGCGAGTCACGTTCGACGGCGGAGTGTGTCACATGCGCGCCGAGGCGGATGCCTTGCATCTGCAGCTGGCGGCCGAGGATGCGGCGACCCGCGAGCACCTTGAAGAGGTCGTGGCGGTGCATCTCGAGCGGATGGCTAGCCGTGAGACGCTCGATATCGTCTGGCAGCCCGCCATGACCTGATGCCGACGGCGGTTCATTCGCGATCACGCCGCCCGTGATTGGTGGTGCGTGACGGGAATGCGGGACGGTTTGGTATACTCTCCGGTATTCATCGACACGCAATCGCAAGGAGTCCACATGACGCGTATCGCCATCGTCGGCGTCGCCGGGCGCATGGGCCGCACCCTGGTCAATGCCGTACAGCAGGATCCCGAGGCCAGCTTGGCGGGAGGCATCGTCGAGCCCGGTAGCTCATTGGTCGGTGCCGATCTGGGCGAGCTCGCCGGTGCTGGGCGCTTGGGCGTGAACGCCACGGATGACCCGGCTGCCATCGTCGATGCCTTCGATGTGCTGATCGACTTCACCACGCCTCGAGTCACGTTGGCCAATCTGGCGTTTTGTGCTGAGCACGGCAAGGCCATCGTGATCGGCACCACGGGGCTCTCCGACGCCGAGCTCGCCGAGCTCGACGGTTATCGTGACCGCGTTCCCATGGTCTTCGCGCCCAACATGAGCGTCGGCGTCAACCTCACCCTCAAGCTGTTGGAAACCGCTGCTCGGGCGCTGGGTGACGAGGGCTACGATATCGAAGTGAGTGAGGCGCATCATCGCCACAAGGTCGACGCGCCTTCCGGCACGGCGCTGAAGATGGGAGAGGTCTTGGCCAAGGCCCTGAATCGCGACCTCAAGGAAGATGGCGTCTTCGAACGTGTGGGGCAATGTGGCCCACGCGGCGACAAGGAAATCGGTTTCGCCACCGTGCGTGCCGGCGATATTGTCGGCGAGCATACCGTGATGTTCGCCACCGAGGGCGAGCGCATCGAGATTACGCACAAGGCGTCCAGCCGCATGACTTTCGCCAAGGGCGCGGTGCGCGCGGCGCGTTGGGTCGCCTCGCGCGACAGCGGTCGCTACGATATGCAGGACGTACTGGGCCTCAAGGGCTAGTCTGCGACCTGTAAATCGCGTATCATCGAGTCAATTTGGCCAAGCAAACGCATTGATGGCCACAGGGATCCGAGCGAATGACAACAAGGCGGGATGAAACCGGGCTTCTTTCAGGTTTCGTCCCGCTTTTTTACGACCCGCGAGCAGCGGTCGTCGATACTCTCAGTGCTCCTTGAATACGAGGGGCCCGGCGGCTCGCCGGCCCTGGCTCAGACTCGCGCATGACAAGGGGAGGACGTTGCGTTGATCAGACCCGCGATATTGGCCTTGGAAGACGGTAGTGTATTTCATGGCAGCGCCATCGGAGCCGATGGGCAAACGAGTGGTGAAGTGGTTTTCAATACGGCCATGACTGGCTACCAGGAAATCCTCACCGACCCCTCCTATACGCGACAAATCGTTACCCTCACTTATCCCCATATCGGCAATACCGGCGTCAACGCCGAGGACATCGAGTCCGCCGCCATCGCTGCGGCCGGTCTGGTGATCCGTGATTTGCCGCTCATGGCCAGCAATTTTCGCAGTGAGGCGAGCCTTGACGAGTACCTCAAGCGTAGCAACGTGCTGGGCATCGCCGATATCGATACGCGGCGTCTGACGCGGCTATTGCGCGAAAAGGGCGCGCAAAACGGCGCGATCCTGGCGGGTAGCGATGCCGAAGGCGAAGATGCCGTCGAGCGGGCCTTGGTCGCGGCGCGTGCCTTTCCCGGCCTCAAGGGCATGGACCTCGCCAAGGAGGTGAGCTGTAGCGACGCCTACGAATGGAGCGAAGGCGAGTGGGCGCTGGGCAGCGGCTACGCCGATGCGACCGAGCGTGAGCGTCCGTTTCATGTGGTGGCGTATGACTATGGGGCGAAGTTCAACATTTTGCGCATGCTGGCCTCACGCGGTTGTCGCCTGACGGTGGTGCCAGCGCAGACTCCGGCCGCCGAGGTGCTGGCGATGAACCCCGATGGCGTCTTCCTGGCCAATGGTCCCGGTGATCCCGAGCCTTGCGATTACGCCATCGCGGCGATTCGCGAGGTGCTCGATGCCGGCCTGCCACTGTTCGGTATTTGCCTGGGGCATCAACTGCTGGGCTTGGCCTCCGGGGCGCGTACGGTGAAGATGAACAACGGCCATCATGGCGCCAACCATCCGGTCGAGGATCTCGACACCGGCCGGGTGATGATCACCAGCCAGAATCACGGCTTCGCGGTCGACGAAGCGAGTCTGCCGGCCAACGTGCGGGCCACGCACCGTTCGCTGTTCGATGGCACGTTGCAAGGCATCGAGCGGACCGATTGCCCGGCGTTCAGCTTTCAGGGGCACCCCGAGGCCAGCCCCGGCCCACGCGATGTCGCGCCGCTGTTCGACCGCTTCATCGCCTTGATGCAAGCGCGTCGCTAAGGCCCCGCCTCCGCGCGTCGGAGGCGCTTTCACGTTGAGCCGTCGTCAGTCACCAAGTTAGCGGGAATCGTCATGCCGAAACGTACCGACATCCAAAGCATTCTGATCATCGGCGCCGGGCCCATCGTCATTGGGCAGGCGTGCGAATTCGATTACTCCGGCGCCCAGGCCTGCAAGGCACTGCGCGAGGAGGGGTATCGGGTCATCCTGGTCAACTCCAATCCGGCCACCATCATGACCGATCCGGTGATGGCGGATGCGACCTATATCGAGCCGATCACCTGGCAGGCGGTGGCCCAGATCATCGAGAAAGAACGCCCCGACGCCATCCTGCCAACGATGGGGGGGCAGACGGCGCTCAACTGCGCGCTGGAACTCGACAAGCAGGGCGTGTTGACGCAATACGGCGTGGAGATGATCGGTGCCAATGCCGACGCCATCAACAAGGCCGAGGATCGCGACCTGTTCGACAAGGCGATGAAGAACATTGGTCTGGAGTGCCCCAAGGCCAAGGTCGCCCATCGCATGAGCGAAGCGTGGGAAATCCAGGGTGAGCTGGGCTTTCCGGTGATCATTCGCCCGTCCTACACCATGGGGGGTTCCGGTGGCGGCGTGGCCTATAACAAGGAAGAGTTCGAGGAAATCTGCACGCGCGGCTTCGAGCTCTCCAACAACCATGAGCTGTTGATCGACGAGTCGCTGCTGGGCTGGAAGGAATACGAGATGGAGGTCGTGCGCGACAAGCATGACAACTGCATCATCGTGTGCGCCATCGAGAATTTCGACCCCATGGGCGTGCATACCGGGGACTCCATTACCGTTGCCCCGGCGCAGACGCTGACCGACAAGGAATACCAGGTCATGCGTGACGCCTCGCTGGCGGTGTTGCGCGAGATCGGCGTGGAGACTGGCGGCTCCAACGTGCAGTTCGGGGTCGACCCGCAAACCGGTCGTGTGGTGGTCATCGAGATGAACCCGCGCGTCAGCCGCTCCTCGGCGCTGGCGTCCAAGGCGACCGGCTTCCCGATCGCCAAGATCGCCGCCAAGTTGGCGGTCGGCTATACGCTCGACGAGCTGCAAAACGACATTACCGGCGGCAAGACGCCGGCCTCGTTCGAGCCGTCGATCGATTACGTGGTCACCAAGATCCCGCGCTTCACCTTCGAGAAGTTTCCTCAGGCCAATGACCGCCTCACCACCCAGATGAAATCGGTGGGCGAAACCATGGCCATCGGGCGGACCTTCCAGGAATCGCTGCAAAAAGCCTTGCGTGGCCTGGAAATCGGCGCCGATGGCCTCGATCCCAAGGTGACCGACTTCAACGGCGCTGGCATGGCCTTGATCAAGGGCGAGCTGCAGGCCGCCGGGGCCGACCGTATTTTCTTCGTCGCTGACGCGATGCGTGCGGGCATGAGCCTCGACGAGGTCTTCGAGCTGACTAATATCGATCGCTGGTTCCTGGTGCAGATCGAGGAGCTGGTGCGTCTCGAACAGCAAACCGCCAGTCGCTCACTGAACGAGTTGTCGGCATCGACGCTGTTCCGTCTCAAGCGCAAGGGCTTTGCCGATGCGCGCCTGGCCACGCTGCTTGGGGTCTCCGAGGAGGAGTTCCGCAAGACGCGTCAAAAGCACGGCATTCGCCCTGTCTACAAGCGGGTCGATACCTGCGCCGCCGAGTTCGCCTCCGATACCGCTTACATGTACTCCACCTACGAGGAGGAATGCGAAGCCGAGGTCAGCGATCGCCAGAAGATCATGGTGCTGGGCGGCGGGCCCAACCGCATCGGCCAGGGTATCGAGTTCGACTACTGCTGCGTGCACGCGGCGCTCGCCATGCGCGAGGATGGCTTTGAAACCATCATGGTCAACTGCAACCCCGAAACCGTGTCCACCGACTACGACACCAGTGACCGCCTCTACTTCGAGCCGGTGACGCTCGAAGATGTGCTGGAGATCGCCGATAAGGAGAAACCGGCCGGTGTGATCGTGCAGTTTGGTGGCCAGACGCCGCTCAAGCTGGCGCGCGCGCTGGAAGCCGCTGGCGTGCCGATCATCGGCACTACGCCGGATGCGATCGATCGCGCTGAAGATCGCGAGCGCTTCCAGAAGATGATCGATAAGCTGGGTCTCAAGCAGCCGCCCAATGCCACTGCGCGCAGCTTCGAGGATGCTTTCTCCAAGGCCGAGAAGATCGGCTACCCGCTGGTGGTGCGTCCCAGCTACGTACTGGGCGGTCGCGCTATGGAGATCGTCTATGACGCCTCCGAGCTGGAAAGCTACATGACCCACGCGGTCAAGGTCTCCAACGACTCACCGGTGCTTCTGGATCACTTCCTCAATGCGGCCGTGGAGATCGATATCGACGCGGTCAGCGACGGCGAGCAGGTGGTGATCGGCGGCATCATGCAGCATATCGAGCAGGCCGGTGTTCACTCTGGCGACTCGGCGTGCTCGTTGCCGCCGTATTCGCTGCCGCCCGAGGTGCAGGACGAGATGCGCGACCAGGTCAAGCGCATGGCACTGGAGCTCAACGTGGTCGGGCTGATGAACGTGCAGCTCGCCTGGCAGGATGGCGAGATCTACGTCATCGAGGTCAACCCGCGGGCGTCGCGCACGGTGCCTTTCGTGTCCAAGTGCATCGGCACCTCGCTGGCCCAGGTCGCGGCGCGCTGCATGGCGGGTAAGACCCTTGCCGAGCAGGACTTCACCCGCGAGCGCTTGCCGGGCTATTACAGCGTCAAGGAAGCCGTCTTCCCGTTCAACAAGTTCCCGGGCGTCGACCCGATCCTGTCGCCGGAGATGAAGTCGACCGGTGAGGTAATGGGGAGTGGCGCGACCTTCGCCGAGGCCTTCTACAAGGCGCAGCTCGGCGCGGGCGAGGCGATTCCGCGCTTGAGCGGTGAGCGCCAGGCTTTCCTCTCGGTACGTGACCCGGACAAGAGCGAGATTACCGAGGTGGCGCAATCTCTGCTAGCATTGGGCTTTAGCCTGATCGCGACCCGTGGCACTGCCATCGCTCTCGAAGCGGCTGGCCTCCCGGTCAAGGTCGTCAATAAGGTCTATGAAGGTCGCCCCCATATCGTCGATATGCTCAAAAACGACGAGGTGGCCTATATCGTAAATACGACCGAAGGCCGCCAGGCGATCAGTGATTCTTCCGTGATCCGCCGTACCGCACTCGCTCGCAAGGTCCCTTATGCCACAACGCTGGCTGGGGCGCGTGCGGTGTGTATGGCGCTTGAGTATGGAAATGCAATTACCGTACGGCGGCTGCAGGAACTGCATGCAGGAGCAAGCACATGAACAAGGTCCCGATGACCGTCGCAGGTGAGCAAAGCCTGCGAAAGGAGCTCGAGCACCTCAAGAGCGTGGAGCGTCCCCAGGTGATCAACGCTATTGCCGAGGCGCGTGAACACGGTGATCTCAAGGAGAACGCCGAGTACCATGCTGCGCGGGAGCAGCAAGGGTTCATCGAAGGGCGCATTCAGGAAATCGAAGGCAAGCTGTCCGCGTCGCAGGTGATCGACGTCACCAAGTTGCCCAAGACCGGCAAGGTGATCTTTGGTGTGACGGTCGAGTTGATCAACCTCCAGGATGACGAGGACGTGCGCTATCGGATCGTCGGCGAAGACGAAGCCGACATCAAGGAAGGGCGGATTTCCGTAACATCGCCGATCGCGCGCGCTTTGATCGGCAAGGAAGAAGGCGACACGGTGTTGGTGCGCACGCCGGGCGGTGATGTCGAATACGAGATTGCCGGGGTCGAGCATCTCTGAGCTACGAGCTACGAGCTAAAAACGCCAGCGATGTCGCTGGCGTTTTTCATTTCGGGGATTCTGCTTTTCGCGGCTCGCGGCTCGCGGCTTAGCGCCGTCCGTGGTGGTTTTCGAAGCGCTGGATGTTGGATAGCTTGGGGTTGACTCGAGGGTTGCGGCGATACAGCAGCGCAACCTTGCCGATCGTCTGGACGAGTTCGCT
This region includes:
- the dnaJ gene encoding molecular chaperone DnaJ, producing the protein MSKRDYYEVLGIERGADQKEIKKAYRRLAQKYHPDRNPDDDTSAEKFREVSEAYEVLADEEKRAAYDQFGHAGVDGQGGGGFGGGGAGAGGFSDIFGDVFGDIFGGGGRRNPNAPQRGADLRYNLEIDLEDAVAGTTVDIRVPRHIACEHCDGDGAEPGSSKETCPTCHGQGQVRMQQGFFAVQQTCPTCHGAGQSIKVPCRKCHGEGRVRETRTLSVKIPAGVDTGDRIRLNNEGESGLNGGPPGDLYVQAAIKPHPIFERDGRHLLCDVPINFIDATLGGELEVPTLDGRVKLKIPPETQTGKMFRLKGKGVKPVRGGPPGDLLCKVVVETPVDLSEEQKDLLRQFQESLDGSNSHHSPKKSSFFDGVKKFFEDMKP
- a CDS encoding DUF2218 domain-containing protein, with translation MSESQAVVSTTSGSRYINRLCKHWQHKLSVAHDEHQGRVTFDGGVCHMRAEADALHLQLAAEDAATREHLEEVVAVHLERMASRETLDIVWQPAMT
- the dapB gene encoding 4-hydroxy-tetrahydrodipicolinate reductase, which translates into the protein MTRIAIVGVAGRMGRTLVNAVQQDPEASLAGGIVEPGSSLVGADLGELAGAGRLGVNATDDPAAIVDAFDVLIDFTTPRVTLANLAFCAEHGKAIVIGTTGLSDAELAELDGYRDRVPMVFAPNMSVGVNLTLKLLETAARALGDEGYDIEVSEAHHRHKVDAPSGTALKMGEVLAKALNRDLKEDGVFERVGQCGPRGDKEIGFATVRAGDIVGEHTVMFATEGERIEITHKASSRMTFAKGAVRAARWVASRDSGRYDMQDVLGLKG
- the carA gene encoding glutamine-hydrolyzing carbamoyl-phosphate synthase small subunit — its product is MIRPAILALEDGSVFHGSAIGADGQTSGEVVFNTAMTGYQEILTDPSYTRQIVTLTYPHIGNTGVNAEDIESAAIAAAGLVIRDLPLMASNFRSEASLDEYLKRSNVLGIADIDTRRLTRLLREKGAQNGAILAGSDAEGEDAVERALVAARAFPGLKGMDLAKEVSCSDAYEWSEGEWALGSGYADATERERPFHVVAYDYGAKFNILRMLASRGCRLTVVPAQTPAAEVLAMNPDGVFLANGPGDPEPCDYAIAAIREVLDAGLPLFGICLGHQLLGLASGARTVKMNNGHHGANHPVEDLDTGRVMITSQNHGFAVDEASLPANVRATHRSLFDGTLQGIERTDCPAFSFQGHPEASPGPRDVAPLFDRFIALMQARR
- the carB gene encoding carbamoyl-phosphate synthase large subunit, which codes for MPKRTDIQSILIIGAGPIVIGQACEFDYSGAQACKALREEGYRVILVNSNPATIMTDPVMADATYIEPITWQAVAQIIEKERPDAILPTMGGQTALNCALELDKQGVLTQYGVEMIGANADAINKAEDRDLFDKAMKNIGLECPKAKVAHRMSEAWEIQGELGFPVIIRPSYTMGGSGGGVAYNKEEFEEICTRGFELSNNHELLIDESLLGWKEYEMEVVRDKHDNCIIVCAIENFDPMGVHTGDSITVAPAQTLTDKEYQVMRDASLAVLREIGVETGGSNVQFGVDPQTGRVVVIEMNPRVSRSSALASKATGFPIAKIAAKLAVGYTLDELQNDITGGKTPASFEPSIDYVVTKIPRFTFEKFPQANDRLTTQMKSVGETMAIGRTFQESLQKALRGLEIGADGLDPKVTDFNGAGMALIKGELQAAGADRIFFVADAMRAGMSLDEVFELTNIDRWFLVQIEELVRLEQQTASRSLNELSASTLFRLKRKGFADARLATLLGVSEEEFRKTRQKHGIRPVYKRVDTCAAEFASDTAYMYSTYEEECEAEVSDRQKIMVLGGGPNRIGQGIEFDYCCVHAALAMREDGFETIMVNCNPETVSTDYDTSDRLYFEPVTLEDVLEIADKEKPAGVIVQFGGQTPLKLARALEAAGVPIIGTTPDAIDRAEDRERFQKMIDKLGLKQPPNATARSFEDAFSKAEKIGYPLVVRPSYVLGGRAMEIVYDASELESYMTHAVKVSNDSPVLLDHFLNAAVEIDIDAVSDGEQVVIGGIMQHIEQAGVHSGDSACSLPPYSLPPEVQDEMRDQVKRMALELNVVGLMNVQLAWQDGEIYVIEVNPRASRTVPFVSKCIGTSLAQVAARCMAGKTLAEQDFTRERLPGYYSVKEAVFPFNKFPGVDPILSPEMKSTGEVMGSGATFAEAFYKAQLGAGEAIPRLSGERQAFLSVRDPDKSEITEVAQSLLALGFSLIATRGTAIALEAAGLPVKVVNKVYEGRPHIVDMLKNDEVAYIVNTTEGRQAISDSSVIRRTALARKVPYATTLAGARAVCMALEYGNAITVRRLQELHAGAST
- the greA gene encoding transcription elongation factor GreA, coding for MNKVPMTVAGEQSLRKELEHLKSVERPQVINAIAEAREHGDLKENAEYHAAREQQGFIEGRIQEIEGKLSASQVIDVTKLPKTGKVIFGVTVELINLQDDEDVRYRIVGEDEADIKEGRISVTSPIARALIGKEEGDTVLVRTPGGDVEYEIAGVEHL